In Myxococcus virescens, a single window of DNA contains:
- a CDS encoding sensor histidine kinase, with protein MDSQLALSEETPANDLRARVRKVLERRKLTDSVSAEQAAASWEQDRFVARARALFYARMMFLTLGLLILAVPAWSGYFGLTGPFSFVGYFAMLLYSVANLLVIDHPKAGRWVTYITLCLDVTISVVLIAKPHVGGGLQSPLLATQLLFTTLFAILFPKPLAILPPLLALPITTRLDLLLNRSVTAVELLTLLWYLALNFIIVYVLVYLNEREAAAHREVVSLQGDLKELAVVEERNRMAREIHDGLGASLSSMIIQSEYILNLAREEALREEIRELKLTAEESIEELRRSLRMMREDFELAQGLEDYAKTFRERTGLDIRFERTGLQRKLDPDAQLALFRILQESLSNAVKHAEAKGVQVRLDFSEDRVNLVVRDDGKGFDPSRTPRGHYGLLNMRERAMKLGGQLIVDSSPGAGAQVAFSLPCRPS; from the coding sequence ATGGATTCCCAACTCGCATTGAGCGAGGAAACGCCTGCCAACGACCTGCGCGCCCGGGTGCGGAAGGTCCTGGAGCGCCGCAAGCTGACGGACAGCGTGTCGGCGGAGCAGGCCGCCGCCTCGTGGGAGCAGGACCGCTTCGTGGCCAGGGCCCGCGCGCTCTTCTACGCGCGGATGATGTTCCTCACGCTGGGCCTGCTCATCCTCGCGGTGCCGGCCTGGAGCGGCTACTTCGGCCTCACCGGGCCCTTCTCCTTCGTGGGCTACTTCGCGATGCTGCTCTACAGCGTCGCCAACCTCCTGGTCATCGACCACCCCAAGGCCGGCCGCTGGGTGACGTACATCACCCTCTGCCTGGACGTGACCATCAGCGTGGTGCTCATCGCCAAGCCGCACGTCGGCGGCGGTCTCCAGAGCCCGCTGCTGGCCACGCAGCTGCTCTTCACCACGCTCTTCGCCATCCTCTTCCCCAAGCCGCTGGCGATCCTGCCGCCGCTGCTGGCGCTGCCCATCACCACCCGGCTGGACCTGCTCCTCAACCGCTCCGTGACGGCGGTGGAGCTGCTGACCCTGCTCTGGTACCTGGCGCTCAACTTCATCATCGTCTACGTGCTCGTGTACCTGAACGAGCGCGAGGCCGCCGCGCACCGCGAGGTCGTGTCGCTCCAGGGAGACCTCAAGGAGCTGGCGGTGGTGGAGGAGCGCAACCGGATGGCCCGGGAGATCCACGACGGCCTGGGCGCGTCCCTGTCGTCGATGATCATCCAGTCCGAATACATCCTGAACCTCGCGCGCGAGGAGGCCTTGCGCGAGGAGATCCGCGAGCTGAAGCTCACCGCGGAGGAGTCCATCGAGGAGCTGCGGCGCAGCCTGCGGATGATGCGCGAGGACTTCGAGCTGGCGCAGGGCCTGGAGGACTACGCGAAGACGTTCCGCGAGCGCACGGGCCTGGACATCCGCTTCGAGCGCACCGGGCTCCAGCGCAAGCTGGACCCGGACGCGCAACTGGCGCTGTTCCGCATCCTCCAGGAGTCGCTGTCCAACGCGGTGAAGCACGCGGAGGCCAAGGGCGTCCAGGTGCGGCTCGACTTCAGCGAGGACCGTGTCAACCTCGTCGTACGCGACGACGGCAAGGGCTTCGACCCTTCCCGGACGCCGCGCGGCCACTACGGCCTCTTGAACATGCGTGAGCGCGCCATGAAGCTCGGTGGCCAGCTCATCGTGGACTCGTCACCCGGCGCTGGCGCCCAGGTGGCATTCTCCCTTCCCTGTCGCCCGTCATGA
- a CDS encoding HesA/MoeB/ThiF family protein, whose protein sequence is MHGHGTDHHPRIPHASRLERARVLLVGAGGLGCPASLALAQAGVGHLTLADPDCVDVTNLPRQLWHRGEDVGRNKAESATAGLARAFPGLSTEAIPERVDASNAEGLFRAHDAVIDATDGVATKFFLSDVAVLTGVPLIYGGVLRMQGQAMRVDPGGPCLRCLYEAPPPPDAVPTCAQAGVLGSLAGLVGAVQALLALELLSGAARGGQGEATLHVLDAVSILGRRTRVARAPDCEGCRVTAIPAYPESPEACAT, encoded by the coding sequence ATGCATGGCCACGGTACAGACCATCACCCCCGAATCCCCCATGCGTCCCGGCTGGAGCGCGCGCGCGTACTGCTGGTGGGGGCTGGCGGGCTCGGATGCCCGGCGTCGTTGGCGCTGGCCCAGGCCGGTGTCGGGCACCTGACGCTGGCGGATCCGGACTGCGTGGACGTGACGAACCTGCCCCGCCAGCTCTGGCACCGGGGCGAAGACGTGGGCCGGAACAAGGCGGAGTCCGCGACGGCGGGCCTGGCGCGGGCCTTTCCCGGCCTGAGCACGGAGGCCATCCCCGAGCGCGTGGACGCGAGCAACGCGGAGGGGCTCTTCCGCGCGCACGACGCCGTCATCGACGCCACGGACGGCGTGGCCACCAAGTTCTTCCTGTCGGACGTGGCGGTGCTGACGGGCGTGCCGCTCATCTATGGCGGTGTGCTGCGCATGCAGGGCCAGGCGATGCGCGTGGACCCGGGGGGGCCGTGTCTGCGCTGCCTCTATGAAGCGCCGCCTCCGCCGGACGCCGTGCCCACGTGTGCCCAGGCGGGGGTGCTCGGCTCGCTGGCGGGGCTGGTGGGCGCGGTGCAGGCACTGCTGGCGCTGGAGCTGCTGTCGGGTGCCGCGCGAGGTGGGCAGGGCGAGGCCACGCTGCACGTGCTGGATGCGGTGTCGATCCTGGGCCGGCGGACACGCGTGGCGCGGGCGCCGGACTGCGAGGGCTGTCGCGTCACGGCCATCCCCGCGTACCCTGAGTCTCCGGAGGCGTGCGCGACATGA
- a CDS encoding response regulator: protein MTGAPVDAPQPPDSPPIRVFVVEDQTKILKNQLRLFENHPEMDIIGTALSGEAALEEVPKLMPDVLLLDLGLPRMSGIDVTREVKARFPKIEILIFTIFDEEDKVLEAVKAGASGYLLKGAPVDKIIEAIKEVRAGGTVIQPNLARRLLRHFRVEPDASPLISPPTAPEPSASDLPQEPLLKPLSDREREILQLIAKGVSNSEAARLLDLSKATIRTHLEHIYRKLEVTNRVEAVTEGIRKGLISV, encoded by the coding sequence ATGACCGGAGCTCCCGTGGACGCCCCGCAGCCTCCTGATTCGCCGCCCATTCGCGTCTTCGTGGTCGAGGATCAAACGAAGATCCTCAAGAACCAGCTCCGCCTCTTCGAGAACCACCCGGAGATGGACATCATCGGCACCGCGCTCTCCGGTGAAGCCGCGCTGGAGGAAGTGCCCAAGCTGATGCCGGACGTGCTGCTGCTCGACCTGGGCCTGCCCCGCATGAGCGGCATCGACGTGACGCGCGAGGTGAAGGCGCGCTTCCCGAAGATTGAAATCCTCATCTTCACCATCTTCGACGAGGAGGACAAAGTGCTGGAGGCCGTGAAGGCGGGCGCCTCCGGCTACCTGCTCAAGGGCGCCCCGGTGGACAAGATCATCGAGGCCATCAAGGAAGTCCGCGCGGGCGGCACCGTCATCCAGCCCAACCTGGCCCGCCGGCTGCTCCGTCACTTCCGCGTGGAGCCCGACGCCAGCCCCCTGATCTCCCCGCCCACCGCGCCGGAGCCGTCGGCCAGCGACCTGCCCCAGGAGCCCCTGCTCAAGCCGCTGTCGGACCGCGAGCGCGAAATCCTCCAGCTCATCGCCAAGGGCGTGTCCAACAGCGAGGCGGCGCGCCTGCTCGACCTCAGCAAGGCCACCATCCGCACGCACCTGGAGCACATCTACCGGAAGCTGGAGGTCACCAACCGCGTGGAGGCCGTCACCGAAGGCATCCGCAAGGGCCTCATCTCCGTCTGA
- a CDS encoding molybdopterin biosynthesis protein, producing MALREDQILRYSRQILLREVGGRGQESLLAGTARLDGIGASGLTAAAYLAGGGTPVTGAGSLTLGPWAPGFLMGPADVGLPVTEALAREVPALNPDAGAVGQGGGLVAELPAAWSGEAPWVALGGDGMRAAVVFRSAEGCLWCFGETVRHLGSPPDGALGVAVGTLGALVFQRLRLGLGPALGGRWLVAPGTVEEMELRRCSRCAGRELPAEP from the coding sequence ATGGCGCTGCGCGAAGATCAGATCCTGCGCTACTCCCGGCAGATCCTCCTGCGCGAGGTGGGCGGACGTGGCCAGGAATCCCTGCTCGCGGGCACGGCGCGGCTGGATGGCATTGGCGCGTCAGGGCTGACGGCGGCGGCGTACCTGGCGGGAGGTGGCACGCCGGTGACGGGCGCGGGCTCGCTGACGCTGGGGCCCTGGGCGCCGGGCTTCCTGATGGGGCCTGCCGACGTGGGTCTGCCCGTGACGGAGGCGCTGGCCCGCGAGGTGCCCGCGCTGAACCCGGACGCGGGCGCGGTGGGGCAGGGGGGCGGGCTGGTGGCGGAGCTGCCCGCGGCGTGGAGTGGCGAGGCGCCCTGGGTGGCGCTGGGTGGCGATGGCATGCGGGCCGCCGTGGTCTTCCGAAGCGCGGAGGGGTGCCTCTGGTGCTTCGGTGAGACGGTGCGGCACCTGGGCTCGCCCCCGGATGGGGCGCTGGGCGTGGCCGTGGGGACGCTGGGAGCGCTCGTGTTTCAGCGGCTGCGGCTGGGCCTGGGCCCCGCGCTGGGCGGCAGGTGGTTGGTGGCACCTGGAACCGTGGAGGAGATGGAATTGCGCAGGTGCTCGCGCTGCGCGGGCCGTGAGCTGCCCGCCGAGCCGTGA
- the cysC gene encoding adenylyl-sulfate kinase, translated as MASNTGFTLWLTGMSGTGKSTTAAYIAARLRQVGRNVEILDEGELGEALWAGLGDGKEDRITVVKRLGFVANLLTRNGVAALVPCVSPYKPGREENRRSIGRYVEVYVDCPTEKLIERDTTGRYKKALNGEIPNFIGITEPYEPPNSPEVTIHSNVESVEDGAAKIFQSLLDLGYMSTEELKVITGKKMKANPLPAKGEKAEKAEKGGAKARRAEESKPAAKAPKADKGVKARPATRAARVAKPASAAKKAAKRKAR; from the coding sequence ATGGCCTCCAACACTGGTTTCACCCTCTGGCTGACCGGCATGTCCGGTACCGGGAAGAGCACCACCGCCGCCTACATCGCCGCGCGCTTGCGGCAGGTGGGTCGCAACGTCGAGATCCTCGACGAGGGTGAACTTGGCGAGGCGCTGTGGGCGGGGCTGGGGGATGGCAAGGAGGACCGTATCACCGTCGTGAAGCGGCTGGGTTTCGTGGCGAACCTGCTGACGCGAAACGGCGTGGCTGCGCTGGTACCCTGCGTGAGCCCGTACAAGCCGGGCCGTGAGGAGAACCGCCGGTCGATTGGTCGCTACGTGGAAGTCTACGTCGACTGCCCGACGGAGAAGCTCATCGAGCGCGACACCACGGGCCGCTACAAGAAGGCGCTCAACGGGGAGATCCCCAACTTCATCGGCATCACCGAGCCGTATGAGCCGCCCAACTCGCCGGAAGTCACCATCCACTCCAACGTGGAGTCGGTGGAGGACGGCGCGGCGAAGATCTTCCAGTCGCTTCTGGACCTCGGCTACATGAGCACCGAGGAGCTGAAGGTCATCACCGGCAAGAAGATGAAGGCCAACCCGCTCCCCGCGAAGGGCGAGAAGGCGGAGAAGGCCGAGAAGGGTGGCGCCAAGGCCCGCCGCGCCGAGGAGTCCAAGCCCGCAGCGAAGGCGCCGAAGGCGGACAAGGGCGTCAAGGCCCGTCCGGCCACGCGCGCGGCCCGGGTGGCGAAGCCGGCCTCGGCGGCGAAGAAGGCCGCGAAGCGGAAGGCTCGCTAG
- a CDS encoding ubiquitin-like small modifier protein 1: MATLRIPTPMRGFTGNLAEVAAPGATVREVLKNLDARHPGIGGRVFDERGAVRRYVNVFLNDEDIRALNGLDTPVKDADRITLIPAMAGG; encoded by the coding sequence ATGGCGACCCTTCGTATTCCTACTCCGATGCGGGGCTTCACCGGCAACCTGGCGGAAGTCGCAGCCCCCGGCGCCACCGTGCGTGAGGTGCTGAAGAACCTGGACGCGCGCCACCCGGGCATTGGCGGCAGGGTGTTCGACGAGCGCGGCGCGGTGCGGCGCTACGTCAACGTGTTCCTCAACGACGAGGACATCCGCGCGCTGAACGGGTTGGACACGCCGGTGAAGGACGCTGACCGCATCACCCTCATCCCCGCCATGGCGGGGGGCTGA
- a CDS encoding ABC transporter ATP-binding protein has translation MELRLEGVSKTYPNGTRALQGVNLTIPRGMFGLLGPNGAGKSTLMRSIATLQDVDAGTMTFDGIDLRRDKDRLREVLGYLPQDFGVYPKVTAWDMLDHLAQLKGLAQRGPRHDTVKALLQKTNLWEHRDRRLGGFSGGMKQRFGIAQALLGNPKLLIVDEPTAGLDPAERFRFHNLLAEISTDVVVLLSTHIVSDVADLCQNMAILAQGNVVASGHPLKLVESLHQRVWKRFVTHQEELDALMTQLEVIAVRRVAGQRLVHVYAESPPEGFEPASPDLEDVYFHALARASKQP, from the coding sequence ATGGAGCTCAGACTGGAAGGCGTGTCGAAGACGTACCCCAACGGCACCCGTGCGTTGCAGGGTGTCAACCTCACGATTCCACGCGGGATGTTCGGGCTGCTCGGGCCCAACGGCGCCGGCAAGTCCACGCTGATGCGCAGCATCGCCACGCTGCAGGACGTGGACGCGGGCACCATGACGTTCGACGGCATCGACCTGCGCCGGGACAAGGACCGGCTGCGCGAGGTGCTGGGTTACCTCCCACAGGACTTCGGCGTGTACCCCAAGGTGACGGCCTGGGACATGCTGGACCATCTGGCCCAGCTCAAGGGCCTGGCCCAGCGCGGCCCGCGCCATGACACGGTGAAGGCGCTCCTCCAGAAGACGAACCTCTGGGAGCATCGCGACCGGCGGCTCGGTGGATTCTCCGGCGGCATGAAGCAGCGCTTCGGCATCGCCCAGGCCCTGCTCGGCAATCCCAAGCTGCTCATCGTGGACGAGCCCACCGCCGGGCTCGACCCCGCCGAGCGCTTCCGCTTCCACAACCTGCTGGCGGAGATCAGCACCGACGTGGTGGTGCTGCTGTCCACGCACATCGTCTCCGACGTGGCGGACCTCTGTCAGAACATGGCCATCCTCGCCCAGGGGAACGTCGTGGCCAGCGGCCACCCGCTGAAGCTGGTGGAGTCCCTGCACCAGCGCGTGTGGAAGCGCTTCGTCACCCACCAGGAGGAGCTGGACGCGCTCATGACGCAGTTGGAGGTCATCGCCGTGCGGCGCGTGGCCGGGCAGCGACTGGTCCACGTCTACGCGGAGTCCCCGCCAGAGGGCTTCGAACCCGCCAGCCCCGACCTGGAGGACGTGTACTTCCACGCGCTCGCCCGGGCATCCAAGCAGCCCTGA
- a CDS encoding sulfurtransferase TusA family protein, whose protein sequence is MRDMTARLDITREVCPMTYVRTKLKLESLEPGTLLEVLLRGAEPLKNVPRNARDEGHEVVSLDALPDGTHRLVLRKQGR, encoded by the coding sequence GTGCGCGACATGACGGCGAGGCTGGACATCACCCGCGAGGTCTGTCCGATGACCTACGTGCGGACGAAGCTGAAGTTGGAATCACTGGAGCCGGGCACGTTGCTGGAGGTGCTCCTTCGGGGCGCCGAGCCGCTGAAGAACGTGCCTCGCAACGCGCGCGACGAGGGCCACGAGGTCGTGTCCCTGGACGCGCTCCCGGACGGGACGCACCGGCTGGTGCTCCGCAAGCAAGGCAGGTGA
- a CDS encoding glycoside hydrolase 5 family protein — protein MPFSRRTSTASAAVAFLLGACGEGDPVMLEAVAASCSGGPAQHLDRLPSGAMVLNAYFLQEEATRDARRGAAESPVLEEVLAKASALGVRALRTNGHNDALSKVGDTAIQVAPLEYDEVALVGLDWVLTRARFHGVRLVLTLGNYWDAYGGARQYVAWAGLPQPVEGDARFFTDPVVVAHFKAHVARLLNRVNTVDGIRYGDHPAVLAWELLNEPRGRGLDKEGARLRAWIDDVAREVKTHAPGHLVGTGEEGFEPSPDGYDPGFWSRSGSPVLRTPGASFTRNTASPYIDFASVHFYPESWGLGGIDTAEAGARWIREHAAIARNLGKPLFVGELGLRNEGTFDVSQRRALYRGWLECMRKEGVGAGALWMFANDARPEAWDDYTFYYRDGTQPGDPVNRYADLVMEAAAAERPGAAVSTGR, from the coding sequence ATGCCCTTTTCTCGCCGGACCTCCACCGCCTCCGCGGCCGTCGCCTTCCTCCTGGGGGCCTGCGGAGAGGGGGACCCGGTCATGCTGGAGGCGGTGGCCGCAAGCTGCTCGGGCGGTCCGGCGCAACACCTGGACCGGTTGCCGTCCGGCGCCATGGTGCTCAATGCCTACTTCCTGCAGGAAGAGGCCACTCGGGACGCGCGGCGGGGGGCGGCGGAGTCCCCGGTGCTGGAAGAGGTGCTCGCCAAGGCCTCCGCGCTGGGCGTGCGCGCGCTGCGCACCAACGGACACAACGACGCGCTGTCGAAGGTGGGGGACACCGCCATCCAGGTGGCGCCGCTGGAGTACGACGAGGTGGCCCTGGTCGGCCTGGATTGGGTGCTCACCCGCGCCCGCTTCCATGGCGTTCGCTTGGTGCTGACGCTGGGGAACTACTGGGATGCGTACGGGGGCGCGCGCCAGTACGTGGCGTGGGCGGGCCTCCCCCAGCCCGTGGAAGGGGATGCTCGGTTCTTCACCGACCCGGTGGTGGTGGCGCACTTCAAGGCGCACGTGGCGCGGTTGCTCAACCGGGTGAACACGGTGGACGGCATCCGCTATGGCGACCACCCGGCCGTCCTGGCCTGGGAGCTGCTCAACGAGCCGCGGGGACGGGGGCTGGACAAGGAAGGGGCGCGGCTGCGCGCGTGGATTGATGACGTGGCGCGCGAGGTGAAGACGCACGCGCCCGGCCACCTGGTGGGGACGGGGGAGGAGGGCTTCGAGCCGTCACCCGACGGGTACGACCCTGGCTTCTGGTCCCGCTCCGGGTCGCCGGTGCTTCGCACGCCGGGGGCCAGCTTCACGCGCAACACGGCGTCCCCGTACATCGACTTCGCGTCGGTGCACTTCTATCCGGAGTCCTGGGGCCTGGGCGGCATCGATACTGCCGAGGCTGGCGCCCGGTGGATTCGGGAGCACGCCGCCATCGCCCGGAACCTGGGCAAGCCCTTGTTCGTGGGTGAACTGGGGCTGCGCAACGAAGGCACCTTTGACGTGTCGCAGCGGCGCGCGCTCTATCGCGGCTGGCTGGAGTGCATGCGGAAGGAAGGCGTCGGCGCGGGGGCGCTGTGGATGTTCGCCAATGACGCCCGGCCGGAGGCCTGGGACGACTACACCTTCTATTACCGGGACGGCACGCAGCCGGGAGACCCGGTCAACCGGTACGCGGACCTGGTCATGGAGGCCGCCGCCGCGGAGCGTCCGGGGGCGGCGGTCTCCACGGGGCGCTGA
- a CDS encoding Mov34/MPN/PAD-1 family protein, protein MSHWPEHILDEVGRLLEAAYPFEGCGVILRAEGSGALRIRSLRNAADNPRVAYAFAPEEWLAVCIDADVRSERVVCVFHSHVDAPATFSREDLLRAAPEGHPLLSDVSYLIGSVHRGCVHYVSEYEWLEGNFVLRTG, encoded by the coding sequence GTGAGCCACTGGCCCGAGCACATCCTCGACGAGGTGGGGCGTCTCCTGGAGGCCGCGTATCCGTTCGAGGGCTGTGGGGTGATCCTCCGCGCGGAGGGGTCGGGCGCCCTGCGGATCCGCTCCCTGCGCAACGCCGCCGACAACCCACGCGTGGCGTACGCCTTCGCGCCCGAGGAGTGGCTGGCCGTCTGCATCGACGCGGATGTACGGTCAGAGCGAGTGGTGTGCGTGTTCCACTCGCATGTAGATGCACCGGCCACCTTCTCCCGGGAGGACCTGCTACGGGCGGCTCCGGAGGGGCATCCGCTGCTCTCGGATGTTTCCTACCTCATCGGATCCGTACATCGCGGCTGTGTTCACTACGTGTCGGAGTATGAGTGGCTTGAGGGAAACTTCGTGTTACGAACGGGCTGA